A window of uncultured Draconibacterium sp. contains these coding sequences:
- the tdh gene encoding L-threonine 3-dehydrogenase, whose protein sequence is MKAIVKSKAEKGIWMEDVPMPKVGPNDILLKVKKAAICGTDLHIYKWDEWAQQTIKTPVTIGHEYMGTVVEVGSEVDRVKVGERVTVEGHIACGFCRNCRRGRQHICDNTIGIGVNRDGGFAEYISVPAKNVLHIDDRISDEMMAIMDPLGNATHTALSFPLLGEDVLITGIGGPIGAMAAAICKFSGARNIIGTDLSKYRRDLARKMGATRVIDPTKESILEAMKVHHMVSGFDIGLECSGSPVAFNDMVNHMYNGGKISLLGLLPQSTQINWSKLIFKGLTLKGIYGREMYETWYHMEMMLTSGLDISPIITHRFKADEYQKAFEIMEAGNCGKIILDWE, encoded by the coding sequence ATGAAGGCAATTGTAAAAAGTAAAGCGGAAAAAGGAATTTGGATGGAAGACGTTCCAATGCCCAAAGTTGGACCAAACGATATTCTGTTAAAAGTAAAAAAAGCAGCCATTTGCGGCACCGATTTGCACATTTATAAATGGGACGAATGGGCACAGCAAACCATAAAAACACCTGTTACAATCGGTCACGAATACATGGGAACTGTTGTTGAAGTGGGTTCCGAAGTTGATCGGGTAAAAGTGGGCGAACGCGTTACAGTTGAGGGACATATTGCCTGCGGTTTTTGCAGAAACTGCCGTCGTGGACGACAACACATTTGCGACAATACAATTGGAATTGGTGTAAACCGTGACGGTGGTTTTGCCGAATACATTTCCGTGCCGGCTAAAAACGTGCTTCACATCGACGATCGTATCTCAGACGAAATGATGGCGATTATGGATCCTTTAGGCAATGCAACACATACAGCCTTATCGTTTCCTCTTTTGGGAGAAGATGTGCTTATAACTGGCATTGGAGGGCCAATTGGAGCAATGGCTGCAGCCATTTGCAAATTTTCGGGAGCTCGTAACATTATTGGCACCGACCTGAGCAAATACCGCCGCGATTTAGCCCGGAAGATGGGCGCTACCCGCGTCATCGATCCAACCAAAGAAAGCATTCTGGAAGCAATGAAGGTGCATCATATGGTTAGTGGTTTCGATATTGGTTTGGAATGTTCGGGTTCGCCGGTTGCCTTTAACGATATGGTAAACCACATGTACAACGGTGGTAAAATCAGTTTATTGGGTTTGCTTCCTCAAAGCACTCAAATTAACTGGAGTAAACTTATTTTTAAAGGATTAACTTTAAAAGGCATTTACGGCCGCGAAATGTATGAAACCTGGTATCACATGGAAATGATGCTGACTTCGGGCCTTGATATATCCCCGATAATTACCCACCGTTTTAAAGCCGACGAATACCAAAAAGCCTTTGAAATTATGGAGGCGGGCAATTGTGGTAAAATTATTTTAGACTGGGAATAA
- the uvrC gene encoding excinuclease ABC subunit UvrC, with protein MKYQTVNKNLDYLKSLISVLPHQPGIYQFFDNTNTIIYIGKAKDLRKRVYSYFSKTHEHRKTALLVRNITDIKHMVVESEQDALLLENNLIKKYQPRYNIRLKDDKSYPWICIKNEAFPRVFSTRNLIRDGSKYFGPYTSVYTVRTLLSLFKSEYKLRTCNYNLSKENIENGKYKVCLEYHIGNCYGPCEGYYQEDKYNEGIEDITDILKGNVSGVIKHLKELMDDMSENLQFEEAIKIKEKFDSLNRYQSRSTVVSPVITDIDVFTIEEDENFAYINYLKIIKGAIIQTYTLEIKKVLDETQEELLLMGIIEIRQKIFSNAREILVPLKLKNVIENITFRIPQRGEKKQLLDLSQRNAKYFRLEKEKQAVLKNPKIRTDRILNTIKNDLQLKELPVHIECFDNSNLQGTEPVAACVVFKNAKPSKKDYRHFNIKTVEGPNDFASMEEVVYRRYKRLLDEKKPLPQLIVVDGGKGQLSSTMKSIDELNLRGRITVIGIAKRLEEIYFPGDSVPIYINKNSESLKVIQHLRDEAHRFGITFHRNKRSKTFISSELNSIEGVGQKTTEKLLKDFKSVKNIKAQKLKALEDSIGKSKAGIVFNYFQKSNDE; from the coding sequence TTGAAATATCAAACTGTAAATAAAAATCTCGATTATTTAAAATCGCTTATTTCGGTTTTACCACACCAGCCCGGAATATATCAGTTTTTCGATAATACCAATACTATTATTTATATTGGAAAAGCAAAAGACTTAAGAAAACGGGTATATTCTTATTTTTCAAAAACACACGAGCATCGTAAAACAGCTTTGCTGGTTAGGAATATAACCGATATAAAACACATGGTTGTGGAGAGTGAGCAAGATGCTTTATTGCTCGAAAATAACCTGATTAAAAAGTACCAGCCTCGGTATAATATTCGGTTAAAGGACGATAAAAGTTATCCCTGGATATGTATAAAAAACGAAGCTTTTCCACGCGTATTTAGTACCCGGAATTTAATTCGTGATGGGTCAAAATACTTTGGTCCGTATACTTCGGTTTACACTGTTCGAACCTTGCTGAGTTTGTTTAAATCGGAATATAAGTTGCGTACCTGTAATTATAATTTGTCGAAGGAAAATATAGAAAACGGAAAGTATAAAGTGTGTTTGGAATATCACATTGGCAACTGTTACGGACCTTGTGAAGGATATTATCAGGAAGATAAATACAATGAAGGAATTGAGGATATTACTGATATTTTAAAAGGCAATGTTTCCGGTGTTATCAAGCATTTGAAAGAGTTGATGGATGATATGTCAGAAAATCTTCAGTTTGAGGAAGCCATTAAGATCAAGGAAAAGTTTGATTCTTTAAACCGATATCAAAGCCGCTCTACAGTTGTATCACCGGTTATTACAGATATAGATGTTTTTACAATTGAAGAAGACGAGAATTTTGCCTATATAAATTACTTAAAAATTATAAAAGGGGCCATTATTCAAACCTATACTTTGGAAATAAAAAAGGTGTTGGATGAAACCCAGGAAGAGCTTCTTTTGATGGGGATTATTGAAATAAGACAGAAAATATTTAGTAATGCCAGGGAGATTTTAGTTCCGTTAAAACTAAAAAATGTAATTGAAAATATTACGTTTCGTATTCCACAAAGAGGAGAGAAAAAGCAGTTGTTAGATTTGTCGCAGCGTAATGCAAAGTACTTCCGTCTGGAAAAAGAAAAACAAGCCGTTTTAAAGAACCCGAAAATACGTACCGATCGTATTTTAAATACTATAAAAAACGACCTACAATTAAAAGAATTGCCGGTACATATTGAGTGTTTTGACAACAGTAATTTGCAGGGAACTGAGCCGGTAGCTGCGTGTGTAGTGTTTAAAAATGCCAAACCATCTAAAAAGGATTATCGCCATTTTAATATAAAAACAGTAGAAGGTCCAAATGATTTTGCTTCGATGGAGGAGGTGGTTTACAGAAGATATAAACGTTTACTCGACGAAAAAAAGCCGCTGCCACAATTGATTGTTGTGGATGGAGGAAAAGGACAACTTTCTTCCACAATGAAGTCGATTGATGAACTTAATTTGAGAGGAAGAATTACAGTTATTGGTATTGCTAAACGACTCGAAGAAATTTATTTTCCCGGCGATTCTGTACCCATTTATATCAATAAAAATTCAGAATCGTTAAAAGTAATTCAACATTTACGCGACGAAGCTCATCGCTTTGGAATTACATTTCATCGAAATAAACGATCGAAAACTTTTATATCATCCGAACTAAATTCAATTGAAGGAGTGGGGCAGAAGACTACGGAAAAGCTTTTGAAGGATTTTAAATCAGTAAAAAATATCAAAGCACAGAAATTAAAAGCTCTCGAAGATTCGATTGGAAAATCAAAAGCCGGCATTGTTTTTAATTACTTTCAGAAATCAAATGATGAATAA
- the mnmA gene encoding tRNA 2-thiouridine(34) synthase MnmA, with amino-acid sequence MMNKRVLLGMSGGIDSSVSALLLQDQGYEVVGVTFLFSGSDVKNHHFLSEAKQLAEHLKIKHLTVDLRDEFKTVVIKYFIDEYLKGHTPFPCAYCNPILKFKYLYKFAEIEKCEFIATGHYVKTGFLNGKKYLFQGVDPNKDQSFFLWGLERNIIDKLLFPLGEFEKTEIRKLAENRGFVSLSKKKDSLGICFIEGNNYREFLEGAGIFSKPGNFVDENGAILGQHSGITNYTIGQRRGLGLNYNFPLFVAEIRLDANEIVLAKYEDLYRWKIVISDYYFVDNEIDICRRTLIVKVRYRLQETPCRLNILNETRAEVELLKPEAMIAPGQTAVFYDGTRLVGGGFIESAT; translated from the coding sequence ATGATGAATAAGCGTGTTTTGCTTGGGATGAGTGGAGGAATTGATAGTTCAGTTTCTGCTTTGTTGTTGCAAGATCAGGGATACGAAGTTGTTGGTGTTACTTTTTTATTTAGCGGATCTGATGTAAAAAACCATCACTTTTTAAGCGAAGCAAAACAACTTGCTGAGCATTTAAAGATAAAACATTTGACTGTTGATTTAAGAGATGAATTTAAAACCGTTGTTATAAAATATTTTATTGATGAATATTTGAAGGGACATACACCTTTTCCGTGTGCCTATTGTAATCCAATACTAAAGTTTAAATACTTATATAAATTCGCCGAAATAGAAAAATGTGAATTTATTGCCACAGGGCACTACGTTAAAACCGGTTTCTTAAACGGGAAAAAATATTTGTTTCAGGGAGTAGATCCCAACAAAGATCAATCGTTTTTTCTTTGGGGACTTGAAAGAAATATTATAGATAAATTACTTTTTCCTTTGGGTGAATTTGAAAAAACAGAAATTCGAAAATTGGCAGAAAACAGAGGTTTTGTTTCTTTATCGAAAAAGAAAGATAGTTTGGGAATCTGTTTTATTGAAGGGAATAATTATCGGGAATTTTTAGAAGGAGCCGGAATATTTTCAAAACCTGGAAACTTTGTAGATGAAAATGGAGCGATTTTGGGGCAACATTCTGGAATTACAAATTATACGATAGGACAAAGACGTGGATTAGGCTTAAATTATAATTTTCCGCTTTTTGTGGCTGAAATTCGTCTAGATGCTAACGAAATTGTGTTGGCAAAATACGAAGATTTATATCGATGGAAGATTGTAATTAGCGATTATTACTTTGTTGATAATGAGATAGATATATGTAGGCGTACGTTGATTGTAAAGGTGCGATACAGGCTTCAGGAAACGCCTTGTAGATTGAATATTTTAAATGAAACAAGGGCAGAGGTCGAATTATTAAAACCTGAAGCAATGATAGCCCCCGGACAAACAGCAGTTTTTTACGATGGGACCCGATTAGTGGGAGGAGGATTTATAGAAAGTGCCACATAG
- a CDS encoding adenine phosphoribosyltransferase encodes MDLKKEIREVPNYPKEGISFKDITTLFKNKEAMKYVTDSISDNFKDKGITKVVGLEARGFIFGGAVANRLDAGFVPVRKRGKLPCDIITETYDLEYGTDSIEMHVDALSKDDVVLIHDDLLATGGTALAALKLAQQCGVKKVYFSFICDLEFISTPNKDLLKEYETQVLVKY; translated from the coding sequence ATGGATTTAAAGAAGGAAATTAGGGAGGTACCCAACTATCCAAAAGAAGGTATAAGTTTTAAAGATATTACAACGCTTTTTAAAAACAAGGAGGCGATGAAATATGTAACCGATTCGATATCGGATAATTTTAAAGACAAAGGAATTACCAAGGTGGTTGGTTTGGAAGCACGTGGTTTTATTTTTGGCGGAGCGGTTGCCAATCGTCTCGATGCCGGATTTGTGCCTGTACGAAAAAGAGGTAAGTTGCCTTGTGATATTATTACGGAAACGTATGATTTGGAATACGGTACTGATAGTATTGAAATGCATGTTGATGCCTTAAGTAAAGACGATGTAGTTTTGATTCACGATGATTTACTTGCGACCGGAGGTACTGCTTTGGCTGCTTTAAAATTGGCTCAACAGTGCGGAGTTAAAAAAGTGTATTTTAGTTTTATTTGCGATTTAGAGTTTATTAGTACACCAAATAAGGATCTGTTGAAGGAGTACGAAACTCAGGTTTTGGTTAAATACTAA
- the rsgA gene encoding ribosome small subunit-dependent GTPase A, which yields MIRRSINLSKQAHIIAANIDQAVLVVTLNYPVTTTTFIDRFLASAEAYRIPVLIVFNKIDRYNDQQNSALQALLKTYQNIGYKCLSTSAKTGHGLDELKEALKDKTNVVNGHSGVGKSTLINILEPGLNLKTMEISDVHKTGKHTTTYSALFKLNFGGYIIDTPGIKAFGMLEMEPWEISHYFVEIFKISASCQYNNCSHTHEPGCAVKVAVEKGEIAQSRFISYLGMLEVDDKHRPAF from the coding sequence ATCATCCGCCGTTCCATCAATCTTTCAAAACAAGCTCATATTATTGCTGCCAACATCGACCAGGCTGTTTTAGTTGTTACTTTAAATTATCCGGTAACCACTACTACTTTTATCGATCGTTTTCTTGCTTCTGCGGAAGCCTACAGAATCCCTGTTTTAATCGTTTTTAATAAAATAGACAGGTACAATGACCAGCAAAATAGTGCTTTGCAAGCGCTTCTTAAAACTTATCAGAATATCGGTTATAAATGCCTAAGTACATCAGCCAAAACCGGACATGGTTTAGATGAATTAAAAGAAGCGCTGAAGGATAAAACAAATGTTGTAAACGGTCACAGTGGCGTAGGAAAATCAACTTTAATCAACATTTTAGAACCAGGTTTAAACCTTAAAACCATGGAGATTTCCGATGTCCATAAAACCGGGAAACATACCACAACCTATTCGGCTCTGTTCAAACTCAATTTTGGAGGTTACATTATCGACACACCCGGAATTAAGGCTTTTGGAATGCTCGAGATGGAACCCTGGGAAATCTCACACTATTTTGTCGAGATATTTAAAATTTCAGCAAGCTGCCAATACAATAACTGCTCACATACGCACGAACCAGGTTGCGCTGTAAAAGTTGCTGTTGAAAAAGGCGAGATAGCTCAATCCAGATTTATAAGTTATTTGGGAATGTTGGAAGTAGACGATAAACATCGACCGGCATTTTAA